Proteins co-encoded in one Halorussus lipolyticus genomic window:
- a CDS encoding complex I subunit 4 family protein, which produces MWIEALIAVTLASAAAVFLAPNKVAGKLAFALSLLPMVGSLWMYSTYEASGNALLAGSELAFETNFNWVVAGPYSLSWHVGLDGISMPLVALTTVLTSLALLASWTPIDERQSQFYGLMLFLEASLLGVFSALDFFLWFVFWEMVLVPMYVLIGVWGGPRRKYAAIKMFVYTNIASLVMFIGFIALVFGLGDSVTSLDMPAIAQALRAGELGSLGPVSAGTLKVAAFVAMFAGFAVKVPVVPFHTWLPDAHVEAPTPVSIMLAGVLLKMGTYALLRFNFTMLPEVAQNNAPIIAVFAVVSVIYGAMLALAQSDLKRIVAYSSVSSMGYVILGLVAYTLYGMGGATFQMVAHGLISGLMFMSVGVIYNTTHTRMVSDMSGLASKMPITVAVFVAGAFGYMGLPLMAGFAAELFIFLGSFGAFAGSVWFTAAAMFGIVVVAGYLLFAMQRTLFGEFEVETDYEVGPAAFHDVAPLVVLILLVILLGVDPGIFYDMIQNAVDPLVPATGGGA; this is translated from the coding sequence ATGTGGATTGAAGCACTCATCGCGGTGACGTTGGCGTCCGCGGCCGCGGTCTTCCTCGCCCCGAACAAAGTGGCCGGGAAGCTCGCGTTCGCGCTCAGCCTGCTCCCGATGGTCGGGAGCCTCTGGATGTACAGCACGTACGAGGCCAGCGGCAACGCCCTGCTCGCAGGGAGCGAACTGGCCTTCGAGACGAACTTCAACTGGGTCGTCGCCGGACCGTACAGCCTGAGTTGGCACGTCGGCCTCGACGGCATCAGCATGCCGCTGGTCGCGCTGACCACGGTCCTCACGTCGCTGGCCCTGCTGGCGTCGTGGACTCCCATCGACGAGCGTCAGAGCCAGTTCTACGGCCTGATGCTGTTCTTGGAGGCGAGCCTGTTGGGCGTCTTCTCGGCGCTCGACTTCTTCCTGTGGTTCGTCTTCTGGGAGATGGTGCTGGTCCCGATGTACGTCCTCATCGGCGTCTGGGGCGGTCCGCGTCGCAAGTACGCGGCCATCAAGATGTTCGTCTATACGAACATCGCCAGCCTCGTGATGTTCATCGGGTTCATCGCGCTCGTCTTCGGTCTCGGCGACTCGGTGACGAGCCTCGACATGCCGGCCATCGCCCAAGCGCTTCGCGCGGGCGAACTCGGTAGTCTGGGTCCGGTCAGCGCGGGCACCCTGAAGGTGGCGGCGTTCGTCGCCATGTTCGCCGGGTTCGCGGTGAAGGTTCCGGTGGTTCCGTTCCACACGTGGCTTCCGGACGCTCACGTCGAGGCCCCGACGCCGGTCTCCATCATGCTGGCCGGGGTTCTCCTGAAGATGGGTACCTACGCCCTGCTCCGGTTCAACTTCACGATGCTCCCGGAGGTCGCCCAGAACAACGCGCCCATCATCGCGGTGTTCGCGGTAGTCAGCGTCATCTACGGCGCGATGCTGGCGCTGGCCCAGTCCGACCTCAAGCGCATCGTGGCGTACTCGTCGGTCTCCTCGATGGGGTACGTCATCCTCGGACTGGTGGCCTACACGCTCTACGGCATGGGCGGCGCGACCTTCCAGATGGTCGCGCACGGTCTCATCTCGGGCCTGATGTTCATGTCGGTCGGCGTCATCTACAACACGACCCACACCCGGATGGTCTCGGACATGTCCGGGCTGGCTAGCAAGATGCCCATCACCGTGGCGGTGTTCGTCGCGGGCGCGTTCGGTTACATGGGCCTGCCGCTGATGGCCGGCTTCGCCGCGGAGCTGTTCATCTTCCTCGGCTCGTTCGGGGCGTTCGCCGGCTCGGTCTGGTTCACGGCCGCCGCGATGTTCGGCATCGTCGTGGTCGCGGGCTACCTGCTGTTCGCCATGCAGAGGACCCTGTTCGGCGAGTTCGAGGTCGAGACCGACTACGAGGTCGGTCCCGCGGCCTTCCACGACGTCGCCCCGCTCGTGGTCCTCATCCTGCTGGTCATCCTGCTGGGTGTCGATCCGGGCATCTTCTACGACATGATTCAGAACGCAGTCGATCCGCTGGTTCCGGCGACCGGAGGTGGTGCATAG
- a CDS encoding NADH-quinone oxidoreductase subunit N has translation MAVELPTWTALGPTLVFAVTALLLLVFDSIDPDTTNRGLLAGTAAFGSLAAVGLSAWYLVAGTGEEPISLYQNTIVVDTMTLFFALVFASVTTLVVVASYDYMRDHSYQAEYYALVMLAATGMTLMAAANSLAVVFVSLELSSLPSFALVAILKKNRGSVEAGLKYFLIGALSSAIFVYGISLVYGVTGSLLLPEVAAGVAETDLTGVLGIGVMMILGGFAYKTASVPFHFWAPEAYEGAPAPVAAFLSSASKAAGFAVAFRVLTVAFPIEDLVTGAAAGVDWVLAAQILAVVTMTLGNFAAATQSEVKRMLAYSSIGHAGYVLIALAALSGGSDQFVLAGGMAHLLVYGFMNTGAFLFIALAEYWSVGRTFEDYNGLATRAPFACVAMTVFLFSLAGLPPFGGFMSKYFLFAGAVRAGFWWLAAVGAINSALSLYYYSRVVKAMWIEDASGDFDIESKPVGLYTALVAAAVVTVLLLPGFGSVWQFATDAAAALVA, from the coding sequence ATGGCAGTCGAACTTCCGACGTGGACCGCACTCGGTCCGACCCTCGTGTTCGCGGTGACTGCGCTGTTGCTGTTGGTCTTCGACAGCATCGACCCGGACACGACTAACCGCGGTCTGCTGGCTGGCACGGCGGCCTTCGGGTCGCTGGCGGCGGTCGGTCTCTCGGCGTGGTACCTCGTGGCTGGCACGGGCGAGGAGCCGATTTCGCTCTATCAGAACACCATCGTCGTGGACACGATGACGCTGTTCTTCGCGTTGGTGTTCGCCAGCGTCACCACGCTGGTCGTGGTCGCAAGTTACGACTACATGCGCGACCACTCCTATCAGGCGGAGTACTACGCGCTGGTCATGCTGGCGGCGACGGGGATGACGCTGATGGCGGCCGCGAACAGTCTCGCGGTCGTGTTCGTCAGCCTCGAACTCTCCAGTCTGCCGTCGTTCGCGCTGGTCGCCATCCTGAAGAAGAACCGCGGGAGCGTCGAGGCCGGTCTGAAGTACTTCCTCATCGGCGCGCTCTCGTCGGCCATCTTCGTCTACGGCATCAGCCTCGTCTACGGTGTCACCGGGTCGCTCCTCCTGCCGGAGGTCGCCGCGGGCGTCGCCGAGACGGACCTGACGGGCGTGCTGGGCATCGGCGTCATGATGATTCTGGGCGGGTTCGCCTACAAGACTGCCTCCGTGCCCTTCCACTTCTGGGCACCCGAGGCCTACGAAGGCGCGCCCGCACCGGTCGCGGCCTTCCTCTCGTCGGCGTCGAAGGCCGCCGGGTTCGCCGTGGCCTTCCGCGTGCTGACGGTCGCCTTCCCCATCGAGGACCTCGTTACCGGCGCGGCGGCCGGCGTGGACTGGGTTCTCGCGGCCCAGATTCTCGCGGTCGTCACCATGACGCTCGGTAACTTCGCGGCCGCGACCCAGAGCGAGGTCAAGCGGATGCTCGCGTACTCCTCGATTGGACACGCGGGCTACGTCCTCATCGCGCTGGCCGCTCTCTCGGGCGGTAGCGACCAGTTCGTGCTGGCGGGCGGGATGGCCCACCTGCTGGTCTACGGGTTCATGAACACGGGTGCGTTCCTGTTCATCGCCCTCGCGGAGTACTGGTCGGTCGGCCGGACCTTCGAGGACTACAACGGTCTGGCGACGCGGGCACCGTTCGCCTGCGTGGCGATGACCGTCTTCCTGTTCAGCCTCGCTGGCCTCCCGCCGTTCGGCGGCTTCATGAGCAAGTACTTCCTGTTCGCGGGCGCGGTCCGCGCAGGGTTCTGGTGGCTTGCCGCGGTCGGTGCCATCAACAGCGCGCTGTCGCTGTACTACTACTCGCGGGTCGTCAAGGCGATGTGGATAGAGGACGCCTCGGGCGACTTCGACATCGAGTCGAAGCCGGTCGGTCTCTACACCGCGCTCGTCGCGGCCGCCGTCGTGACGGTCCTGCTTCTGCCCGGCTTCGGTTCGGTCTGGCAGTTCGCCACAGACGCCGCCGCGGCGCTCGTGGCCTGA
- a CDS encoding DHH family phosphoesterase, giving the protein MVSRLILGCGTVGQTLVEAIADGQGSLLVIDDAESRIDALREEGVSATVGDPTDRETVSAGVEDTEVVVVADRNPETNRRSAELAVELFPEAYVVAYLGKGCDESQRGRIVELADNVIDPTAAIVEQVLAVSLGENAIRTSNLRRALRRVDGKLAVFMHDNPDPDAIASAVALCRIAEEVGVEAEPCYFGDISHQENRAFVNLLDLDLRNFESADELDRDEFAGIALVDHSRPGVNDQLPEDTEVDIVIDHHPPKEPVEAGFVDLRSDVGATSTLLAEHIQRLGFDLSESVATGLLYGIRVDTKDFSREVSTADFEAASYLLPRADTGILDRVESPSVSADTFETIARAIGNRRIEGTVLATCVGALSDRDALAQAADHLLNMQEITTTLVYGFMNGTVYVSARARGTDIDLGETMRAAFGQIGSAGGHADMAGAQIPLGLLGEVEEEEEASLASVVSDVITDRFFETVQSTPRSDGEYSHGGEASFDATVLESED; this is encoded by the coding sequence ATGGTTTCCCGGCTGATACTCGGGTGTGGAACCGTCGGCCAGACCCTCGTGGAAGCGATTGCCGACGGGCAGGGAAGCCTGCTGGTCATCGACGACGCCGAGAGTCGCATCGACGCGCTCCGCGAGGAGGGCGTCTCCGCGACTGTCGGCGACCCGACCGACCGCGAGACGGTTTCGGCGGGCGTCGAGGACACCGAGGTTGTCGTCGTGGCCGACCGGAATCCCGAGACCAACCGCCGGTCAGCCGAACTCGCTGTCGAGTTGTTCCCCGAGGCCTACGTCGTCGCGTACCTCGGCAAGGGGTGTGACGAGAGCCAGCGTGGTCGGATAGTCGAGTTGGCGGACAACGTTATCGACCCGACCGCGGCGATAGTCGAGCAGGTGCTTGCGGTCTCGCTCGGCGAGAACGCGATTCGGACCTCGAACCTCCGGCGGGCGCTCCGGCGGGTGGACGGCAAACTCGCCGTCTTCATGCACGACAACCCCGACCCCGACGCCATCGCCAGCGCGGTGGCGCTGTGCCGAATCGCCGAGGAGGTCGGCGTCGAGGCCGAACCCTGCTACTTCGGCGACATCTCCCATCAGGAGAACCGGGCGTTCGTCAACCTGCTGGACCTCGATTTGCGGAACTTCGAGTCCGCCGACGAGTTGGACCGCGACGAGTTCGCGGGCATCGCGCTGGTGGACCACTCCCGACCGGGGGTCAACGACCAACTGCCCGAGGACACCGAGGTGGACATCGTAATCGACCACCACCCGCCGAAGGAACCCGTCGAGGCCGGATTCGTGGACCTCCGGAGCGACGTGGGCGCGACCTCGACCCTGCTGGCCGAACACATCCAGCGACTCGGGTTCGACCTCTCGGAATCGGTGGCGACTGGCCTCCTCTACGGCATCCGGGTGGACACCAAGGACTTCTCGCGGGAGGTCTCGACCGCCGACTTCGAGGCCGCCTCGTATCTCTTGCCCCGCGCCGACACCGGGATTCTGGACCGCGTTGAGAGTCCCTCGGTCAGCGCCGACACCTTCGAGACGATTGCGCGGGCCATCGGCAACCGGCGCATCGAGGGGACCGTACTGGCGACCTGCGTCGGGGCGCTGTCGGACCGCGATGCGCTGGCGCAGGCCGCCGACCACCTGCTGAACATGCAGGAAATCACGACGACGCTGGTCTACGGATTCATGAACGGCACCGTCTACGTCTCGGCCAGAGCGCGGGGGACCGACATCGACCTCGGCGAGACGATGCGGGCCGCGTTCGGCCAAATCGGGAGCGCGGGCGGCCACGCCGACATGGCGGGCGCGCAGATTCCCCTCGGCCTGTTGGGCGAAGTCGAGGAGGAAGAGGAGGCCTCGCTCGCCAGCGTCGTCAGCGACGTGATTACCGACCGCTTTTTCGAGACGGTCCAGTCTACGCCTCGGAGCGACGGCGAGTACTCCCACGGCGGCGAGGCGAGTTTCGACGCGACGGTGCTGGAAAGCGAGGACTGA
- a CDS encoding CBS pair associated ParBc domain-containing protein, producing MDVAAADGGTADGKAKVKDYMTRDVATVSPDATVREVARRIAESDEHNGYPVCDGRRVEGFVNARDLLLADDEEPIFKVMSQDLIVAHPDMDVNDAARVILRSGIQKLPVVDDAGNLVGIISNTDVIRSQIERATPEKVGKLMRTLESIHDTKVEQTRREVSLADLTPTQGKVYADELEGRIYELERGLAEPLVVIDCAPRSDESDLLLADGHHRVMAADKIDVEDMDAYVILVDDDVELGMQKTAQKEGLETLDDVKVVDYARHPLVETTKRLQ from the coding sequence ATGGACGTGGCGGCAGCGGACGGCGGGACTGCCGACGGCAAGGCCAAGGTCAAAGACTACATGACCCGCGATGTGGCGACGGTATCGCCCGACGCGACCGTCAGGGAGGTGGCCCGACGCATCGCCGAGAGCGACGAACACAACGGCTATCCCGTCTGCGACGGACGGCGCGTCGAGGGGTTCGTCAACGCCCGCGACCTGCTTCTGGCCGACGACGAGGAGCCGATTTTCAAGGTGATGAGCCAAGACCTCATCGTGGCTCACCCCGACATGGACGTGAACGACGCCGCGCGCGTCATCCTCCGGTCGGGCATCCAGAAGCTACCGGTCGTGGACGACGCGGGCAACCTCGTTGGCATCATCTCGAACACGGATGTCATTCGCTCCCAAATCGAGCGTGCGACTCCCGAGAAGGTCGGCAAGCTCATGCGGACCCTCGAATCCATCCACGACACGAAGGTCGAGCAGACCCGCAGAGAAGTGTCGCTCGCGGACCTCACGCCCACGCAGGGCAAGGTCTACGCCGACGAACTGGAGGGTCGAATCTACGAACTGGAACGCGGACTGGCCGAACCGCTAGTGGTCATCGACTGCGCTCCTCGAAGCGACGAGAGCGACTTGCTTCTGGCCGACGGCCACCACCGCGTGATGGCCGCGGACAAAATCGACGTCGAGGACATGGACGCCTACGTCATCCTCGTGGACGACGACGTGGAACTCGGCATGCAGAAGACCGCCCAGAAGGAGGGCTTGGAGACGCTGGACGACGTGAAGGTCGTGGACTACGCCCGCCATCCCCTCGTCGAGACGACGAAACGACTCCAATAA
- a CDS encoding acyl-CoA mutase large subunit family protein has translation MYDEDDLAEIRDAKEEWEEDTLGSVLDAYGERKDRFATVSNLEVDRLYTPGDVADLDYDEEVGFPGEEPYTRGPYPTMYRGRTWTMRQFAGFGTAEETNERFHYLIENGQTGLSTAFDMPSLMGKDSDDPLSDGEVGKEGVAVDTLKDMEILFDGIDLGEVSTSFTINPSAPVIYAMYIALADQQGVPREEIRGTLQNDMLKEFIAQKEWVIPPEPSLDIVTDTIEFAVEETPKIKPVSISGYHIREAGSTAVQELAFTLADGFAYVEDCLDRGMDVDDFGPQLSFFFNSHNSIFEEVAKFRAARRIYANVMDEWYGAEKDASKQLKFHTQTAGQSLTAQQPMNNIVRVTIQALAGVLGGTQSLHTNSFDEALALPSEEAVRVALRTQQIIAEESGAADIVDPLGGSFAVESLTDETEEKAMAYIEEIKEMGDGSVRDGVLEGIEQGYFHREIQDASYEYQERVEEGKETVVGVNKYEMDEDTKPDILEVDEEVQDRQLDRLSEVKEERDDAEVEAALDDLQDAIDNDENVMPAIIDAVKAYATMGEIMKVFEAEYGSYQETVSLA, from the coding sequence ATGTACGACGAGGACGACCTCGCGGAGATACGCGACGCGAAGGAGGAGTGGGAAGAAGACACACTCGGCTCGGTCCTCGACGCTTACGGCGAGCGCAAAGACCGGTTCGCCACGGTCTCGAACCTCGAAGTGGACCGCCTCTACACCCCCGGCGACGTGGCCGACCTCGATTACGACGAGGAGGTCGGTTTCCCCGGCGAGGAGCCGTACACCCGAGGCCCGTACCCGACCATGTACCGCGGTCGGACGTGGACCATGCGCCAGTTCGCCGGGTTCGGCACCGCCGAGGAGACCAACGAGCGGTTCCACTACCTCATCGAGAACGGCCAGACCGGTCTCTCGACGGCGTTCGACATGCCCTCGCTGATGGGGAAGGATTCGGACGACCCCCTCTCGGACGGCGAGGTCGGCAAGGAGGGCGTGGCGGTTGACACCCTCAAGGACATGGAAATCCTGTTCGACGGCATCGACCTCGGCGAGGTCTCCACTTCCTTTACCATCAACCCCTCCGCGCCGGTCATCTACGCGATGTACATCGCGCTGGCCGACCAGCAGGGCGTCCCGCGCGAGGAGATTCGGGGCACGCTCCAGAACGACATGCTCAAGGAGTTCATCGCCCAGAAGGAGTGGGTCATCCCGCCCGAACCCTCGCTGGACATCGTGACCGACACCATCGAGTTTGCGGTCGAGGAGACGCCCAAAATCAAGCCGGTCTCCATCTCGGGTTACCACATTCGAGAGGCCGGTTCCACGGCGGTCCAAGAACTCGCGTTCACCCTCGCAGACGGCTTCGCCTACGTCGAGGACTGTCTCGACCGCGGGATGGACGTGGACGACTTCGGCCCGCAACTCTCCTTTTTCTTCAACTCCCACAACTCCATCTTCGAGGAGGTCGCCAAGTTCCGCGCGGCCCGTCGAATCTACGCCAACGTGATGGACGAGTGGTACGGTGCCGAGAAGGACGCGAGCAAGCAACTCAAATTCCACACCCAGACCGCGGGCCAGAGCCTGACCGCCCAACAGCCGATGAACAACATCGTTCGGGTGACGATTCAGGCCCTCGCGGGCGTGCTGGGCGGGACCCAGAGTCTCCACACCAACAGCTTCGACGAGGCCCTCGCGCTCCCCTCCGAGGAGGCCGTCCGAGTTGCCCTGCGGACCCAGCAAATCATCGCCGAGGAGTCCGGCGCGGCCGACATCGTGGACCCTCTCGGTGGGTCGTTCGCGGTCGAGAGCCTCACCGACGAGACCGAGGAGAAGGCGATGGCCTACATCGAGGAAATCAAGGAGATGGGCGACGGGTCGGTCCGTGACGGCGTGCTGGAAGGCATCGAGCAGGGCTACTTCCACCGCGAGATTCAGGACGCCTCCTACGAGTACCAAGAGCGCGTCGAGGAGGGCAAAGAGACCGTCGTCGGCGTCAACAAGTACGAGATGGACGAGGACACCAAGCCGGACATCCTCGAAGTGGACGAAGAAGTCCAAGACCGACAACTCGACCGCCTCTCGGAGGTCAAGGAGGAGCGCGACGACGCCGAAGTCGAGGCCGCCTTGGACGACCTGCAGGATGCCATCGACAACGACGAGAACGTGATGCCCGCCATCATCGACGCGGTGAAGGCCTACGCCACGATGGGCGAGATTATGAAGGTCTTCGAGGCCGAGTACGGGAGCTATCAGGAGACGGTGAGTTTGGCGTAA
- a CDS encoding N-acetylmuramoyl-L-alanine amidase: protein MSSRRNFLKKLGAVSTTGIAGTAALSGSAAADMPAVDWVPADSSNYTSANRGASDINWIIVHTVQGSASSAVNWFQDPDADVSAHFTVAEDGYLYQSLSELNIGWHAGDWSYNEASIGIEHGGYVSGTYEDAQYRKSADLVAYLCEQYDIPKQRATWVPTDAGDNTTGGIIGHDQVPGSTHTDPGDNWDWSYFIDLVNSY from the coding sequence ATGAGTTCGAGACGAAACTTCCTCAAGAAGCTCGGTGCAGTAAGTACAACAGGAATCGCCGGGACCGCGGCCCTGTCGGGTTCCGCCGCGGCGGACATGCCCGCGGTCGATTGGGTACCCGCCGACTCCAGCAACTACACGAGCGCCAACCGCGGTGCGAGCGACATCAACTGGATTATCGTCCACACGGTTCAAGGGTCGGCCAGTAGCGCAGTCAACTGGTTCCAAGACCCCGACGCGGACGTGAGCGCCCACTTCACCGTCGCTGAGGACGGCTACCTCTATCAGAGCCTCTCGGAACTCAACATCGGCTGGCACGCCGGCGACTGGAGCTACAACGAGGCCTCCATCGGCATCGAACACGGCGGCTACGTCAGCGGCACCTACGAGGACGCCCAGTACCGCAAGTCGGCCGACCTCGTTGCCTACCTCTGCGAGCAGTACGACATCCCGAAGCAACGCGCTACGTGGGTCCCCACCGACGCGGGAGACAACACGACCGGTGGCATCATCGGCCACGACCAAGTTCCGGGTAGCACCCATACCGACCCCGGCGACAACTGGGACTGGAGCTACTTCATCGACCTCGTGAACTCGTACTGA
- the acs gene encoding acetate--CoA ligase — translation MPEDTAELEARLEEQDEFEPPEEFVSQANVSDDSIYDEFEEDWPDCWERAAELLDWEKEYDTVLDDSNPPFYEWFTGGELNASANCLDRHLEDRGDEAAIEWVGEPTDEDNRTYTYAELHREVNEFAEALREMGVGEDDVVTMYMPMIPELPIAMLACARIGAPHSVVFAGFSAEALATRMESADSEYLVTANGYFRRGDPLDHYEKTREGLNDVSHEVSDVVVVDRLGEHGHGHDLESNEHDYQGLVDDQSGAEVEPVSRDAEDMLFLMYTSGTTGQPKGVKHTTGGYLAWTAWTSQAVLDIKPEDTYFCSADIGWITGHSYIVYGPLALGTTTMMYEGTPDHPERDRLWEIIEEYEATQLYTAPTAIRAFMKWGDDYPNQHDLSSLRLLGTVGEPINPRAWKWYYTNIGDESCPIVDTWWQTETGGMMVTTLPGVKTMKPGSAGPPLPGVDAQVVDANGEEVDAGQAGYLTVQKPWPGMLRTLYNNDERYVQEYWAEYSDTDSDDPEDWVYFPEDGAKIDEDGYITVLGRVDDVLNVSGHRLGTMEIESAIVGVEGVAEAAVVGGHHDVKGEAVYAYVITEDGYEGDAQLRERIEEGVEDAIGPIARPEAVVFTPELPKTRSGKIMRRLLEDIANGAELGDTSTLRNPDVVEDIQQKVGGD, via the coding sequence ATGCCCGAAGATACCGCCGAACTCGAAGCACGGCTCGAGGAGCAAGACGAGTTCGAGCCACCCGAGGAGTTCGTGTCGCAGGCGAACGTCTCCGACGACTCCATCTACGACGAGTTCGAGGAGGACTGGCCCGACTGCTGGGAGCGGGCGGCAGAACTCTTGGACTGGGAGAAAGAGTACGACACGGTGCTGGACGACTCGAACCCGCCCTTTTACGAGTGGTTCACCGGCGGCGAGTTGAACGCTTCCGCCAACTGTCTGGACCGCCACCTCGAAGACCGAGGCGACGAGGCCGCAATCGAGTGGGTCGGCGAACCCACCGACGAGGACAACCGGACTTACACCTACGCGGAACTCCACCGCGAGGTCAACGAGTTCGCAGAGGCGCTCCGCGAGATGGGCGTCGGCGAGGACGACGTGGTGACGATGTACATGCCGATGATTCCGGAGTTGCCAATCGCCATGTTGGCCTGCGCTCGCATCGGCGCTCCGCACTCGGTCGTGTTCGCTGGCTTCTCCGCGGAAGCACTCGCCACCCGGATGGAGTCTGCCGACTCCGAGTACCTCGTGACTGCGAACGGGTACTTCCGGCGCGGCGACCCCCTCGACCACTACGAGAAGACCCGCGAGGGGCTGAACGACGTGAGCCACGAGGTGTCGGACGTGGTGGTCGTAGACCGCCTCGGCGAACACGGGCACGGCCACGACCTCGAATCGAACGAACACGACTATCAGGGCCTCGTGGACGACCAATCCGGCGCGGAGGTCGAACCGGTCTCGCGTGACGCCGAGGACATGCTGTTTTTGATGTACACCTCGGGGACCACGGGACAACCGAAAGGCGTGAAACATACGACCGGGGGCTATCTCGCGTGGACGGCGTGGACCTCCCAAGCGGTGCTGGACATCAAGCCCGAGGACACCTACTTCTGCTCGGCCGACATCGGGTGGATTACCGGCCACTCCTACATCGTTTACGGTCCCCTCGCCCTCGGCACGACGACCATGATGTACGAGGGAACGCCCGACCACCCGGAACGCGACCGCCTCTGGGAAATCATCGAGGAGTACGAGGCCACCCAACTCTACACCGCGCCGACTGCGATTCGGGCGTTCATGAAGTGGGGCGACGACTACCCGAACCAGCACGACCTGTCGAGTCTGCGCTTGCTGGGGACTGTCGGCGAACCCATCAACCCCCGAGCGTGGAAGTGGTACTACACCAACATCGGTGACGAGTCTTGCCCTATCGTGGACACGTGGTGGCAGACCGAGACCGGCGGTATGATGGTCACGACTCTGCCGGGCGTCAAGACGATGAAACCCGGTTCCGCCGGGCCGCCCTTGCCGGGGGTTGACGCGCAGGTCGTGGACGCCAACGGCGAGGAGGTCGATGCCGGACAGGCGGGCTACCTCACGGTCCAGAAACCGTGGCCGGGGATGCTCCGGACCCTCTACAACAACGACGAGCGGTACGTCCAAGAGTACTGGGCGGAGTACTCGGACACCGATTCCGACGACCCCGAGGACTGGGTGTACTTCCCGGAGGACGGCGCGAAGATAGACGAGGACGGCTACATCACGGTGCTGGGCCGAGTTGACGACGTGCTGAACGTCTCGGGCCACCGCCTCGGCACGATGGAGATAGAATCGGCAATCGTCGGCGTCGAAGGGGTCGCCGAGGCCGCGGTCGTGGGCGGCCACCACGACGTGAAGGGCGAGGCGGTCTACGCCTACGTCATCACCGAGGACGGCTACGAGGGCGACGCGCAACTGCGCGAGCGAATCGAGGAGGGCGTCGAGGACGCCATCGGCCCCATCGCTCGCCCCGAGGCGGTCGTGTTCACGCCCGAACTCCCCAAGACGCGCTCGGGCAAAATCATGCGCAGACTCCTCGAAGACATCGCCAACGGCGCGGAGTTAGGCGACACCTCGACCCTCCGGAATCCCGACGTGGTCGAGGACATTCAGCAGAAGGTCGGCGGAGACTGA